In Lolium rigidum isolate FL_2022 chromosome 7, APGP_CSIRO_Lrig_0.1, whole genome shotgun sequence, the DNA window TCCATGAGCAAGAAACGTGTTCTATCTTCAATATTTTTTACCCTTAATTTCTAGctacttgatttttttttcaaattcgtCTATTTAATTTTACCTTAATGCTGCATGACGTGGTCTAATATGTCAGCATATCAAGTTCCATACTGCATTGCAGCTACAAGAAAAATGAGCTGAAAATAAATTCTTGTGAACCAACTAAATGCACAACATGACTTTGAACTTGGCCGAGGAGTAAATCATAACTTCAGAGGTCTTGCAAGATGCAGAAAAAAAGTGCGAGTAACCAAACCGATCCTTAGGGAAGTCATACCGCCATCAACTCTTATTTAACACGGAGTAGTAAAAGAAAGAAGAGATATGCTACGCCATGTTTCAGGTGAACAATCATTGATATAAACACAGTCCAAAATACATATTCTACACATGAAGATGGATTTAAGTTACTCCATCATCTCACACTGAATCTGAGACCAAATCAACCTCAAATAATCAAAGTATCAAACTAATAAGAATGAATACTGCCGGCTTGGCTTGCACACTTGCCTCTCGCTCACAAACTAACTTTACTGTTCAAAGATGCAGGAACTGCATGTAGTGGTCGAAGATGTAGTCGACTATGACCTTGTACGCCCGCTGTGTGGGGTGGTAGCTGTCAAAGAAGACGTGCTGAGACACATCGTCGCAGACGGGCGTGAACCTCGCGTCACAcagcaccgccacctccaccgtcccGGTGCTGCAGCACCCACGCGTCGTCTCGGTGAACCCATATCGCTCCCCGTGGTCCACCAGGTCCTGGATCACGGTGTAGATGTCGATGTAGATGAGGGTGGGGAACGCGGCCATGTCCTTTCCGAGCTCGCGGATCAGCTCCTGGACCTTGGTGTTGTAGAGCTGTGCGGCGGCATTGCGCTCTGGCACGCAGCTCCGGTGAGGACCGCCGCCGAGGGTCCGCTGCGATGGCACGCAGCCGATGGGGGGCAGCCCCACGAAGCCGATCCGCTTGGCGCCACGCGCGCTCACGTTTCGGAGGAAGGACtcgacgccgacgaggaggaggtccACGTAGGAGGGGACATCGTACTCGGCGCTCCGGAAGGGGGTGGTGTAGTAGGTGTTGGCGATGTCGTCCGTGCCGGCGCACACGACGAATAGCGCGCCGTCGATGATCCGCTTcgtctcctcctcgccggcgatgccCACCAGCTTGCTCCGGTACTCGTCGTAGTACGCCAGCTGCTGCTCCAGCGAGATCACGCCCTGGAATCCAAGAGCAATATGCATGATCACTAGCTCAAGAGAAGCTTAAttgatgtacttgtagttgtagtTAGGCATGTAGTTATACCACGATGACAGGGGTGAGAGGATCGAATCCGGTAGCGCCAGACGCGAAGCTGACGCCGGTGAGGAGGTCCTCCGGCGTGTGCTGCACGCCGAGGTATGGAGGCAGTAGCTGCTTCACGTTAAGGCCTTGTGCTGGAACAGAATCCACGAGTTGCAATGCACGTTATTTTAATCCAAAGAATATATTTTTATGATGGTTCTAATAATATCGATTGGATATTAGTTAGAGATGCTGATGTGTTTGCGTTCGATCAAACGTCACAAATTTACCACACTTTTGCAATGCGTTTAGAAACGGAGGGTTCACCAATTTACCACACTTTTTTCTTTGCAATTTTACAATTTTCCACACTATCCTTTGAAGTTTGAAAAAAGTATGGCAATTGGTGAAACTTAGACGTTTTGGCTTAGAACAAAATTTACAGGAGTTACATATTTTTCAGAAAGCAGGACTCTacgtatttttttcgataaagaaaatatattaatatcgatagataccaattacacctatagactctgcaacaatgcaatacccataatggtagtacggatgcacataaccacacaaaaaactaaaaaaagaagtcccgctacggtactctagccctaacaacaacaatacatccaccaccaagacaacacataaaattcaggttctccacaaGTGACACCTTCAAAAGAGGGAATAGTGCACATCAAGGTATATACATGTGTTAACCAATTCCATTGGTGCATGTGTGACTCGCATCACATGGAGAAATAAAGTATACTACGAGCATGTACTCGATTAATCAGAAATTTAGAGCGTGTGTATTTTCTCGAGCTTATGAATATGGATTTTGAGTTTCTAGCCCCTCAAAAACCAAAATGGCATGACTAATTCTCAATGGACTAGGAATTAGTTTAGTTCTCAGACAAATTATAACCCATTTACAATTGAAAAATCTCAATTACAACTCAACTTGCAACTAAAATTCTTAGTTGCAATTTCACTTGTAACTCATATGATGCACGAATTGCACTGCAAATTTTCCAGTTTTAGACGAGATTGAGCATTAAGTTAATTCAGCAATTTCGAAAACAAACCACCTCTTTCTGAACTCCATGGGAAAAAGTTTCAAATGACAACTCAGTCCATAAATCCCCAAAAGGCGAAATAAAAATACCATCCTAGGACATATAAGGTAAGGAAGGTATAgacaagaaaaaaaaatactttcATCGAGCCTAAATACTTATCACAGGTTCAGTAAACTACACCTCGTACTGTCTACCTACGTACCGATGAAGTCGGTGGGTATGAGCCCGTTGGAGAAGCGCCCGGTGGCGACGTGGCCAGCGAAGTCCTTGCCGTAGGGCGCGTGGTTCGCCTTGACCACCGTGTGGAGGTCGTTGTTGTTGCCGGGGTCCATAATGGAGTCGCCGAATACGATCACCGCTGTCACCTTCTTCCCCGGGGTTCCGCACCAAGCCGGCGTCACCCCCATCGCCAAGGCCACCACCAGCACGGCTGCAACAACCTGGCcggccgtcgtcgtcctcctcgtcatggATGAGTGCATGTTTGTGgatggttagggcatctccaacccgggGACGCAAAACGCAAAACGGacagcccgcgcgtccgtttgggtaaaaacacgacccaacgcgcggacccaaatgcaaaacggacggcccacgcGGTCCGCCACGACCCAAAGCCGGCCAAAATTTGGGAGCGATTTGCGTGGTCACGGACGTGTCCGCGCGTCCGTCCGTGTCCGTTGTGTCCGCCCCAACCCCACTTGGCAGTGCCTCTCCCTCCCACCCCACCTACCCATCTCTCTTCTCCGGCGTGAAGAGGCTGCCGGCGCCGCTGCAGAGTCGGCCGCGCCTCGCCAAAACGCGAGTGCCGCTGgccgcgcctcgggccgccgccgctggccgccTCCGCTGGCCGCCTCCGCTGGGCTGATGCGTGCACGGCCAGAATCAGAGCGGGGCTGCCGGGCGCGGCTTGGGCGTGGGCGGCGACGGCCTCGAGCTGACTCGCGCGCGTGGAGCTCTCCTCTGGCCAGGAGCCCCTCCGCGCCTGCTAGTCGCTCGCGCCGCGCatggccgccgcgcgcgcgcgcaccgccgcgcgcgctgccgccgccgcgcgccgctgccgccgcgccgctGTCGCCTGCCGCCGCGCGCCTACGCTAGTCGCCGCGCGCTGTCGGTCGCCCGCGCCGCCCATGGCCGCCGCGCGCTgctgcgctgccgccgccgcgcgccgcgcggTCGCCGCGCCCCCATGGCCGCCGcgcgcgctgccgccgccgccgccgcgccgccgcgatcgccgcgcgccgcgcccgcgccgcccgcggccgccgccgcttgcgccgccgccgcgcgcgccgctgcgCCGCGCGCCGCTCGCCGCGTGCCGCCCATGGCCGCCGCGCGCCTGCCAGTCGCCCGTGCCGCCCATGGCCGCCGCGACGCGTTCCTGCCTGCCGCCGCGCGCTGCCGCCGCGTGCTGCTGCCTGCCTGCCGCCGCCCGCTCCACGGCCACCTGCTCCTCGCCAGGGCCGGCGCCGACTCGACGCGCTCGCCCCTCTGCTCGTCTGGGCCTTCCACGCGCGAGGCGCTCATCGCGGCCGAGGTCGCCGTGATGCGCGTGGCGAGGGACTCGTCGGCCAAGGTCGCCTCTGCCTGCCCCGCGTGCGTGTTGGCcaactagtactagtactagAGAAGATGAACAGTAATTTGGGTCTCACTGCGCGTTGGGGAATAAAAAAGGCCACGGACGTTCTCATCTGTCCGCGTCTCCGGAGGCCGACCCAAACAGCCAAAATCGGACGACCGGACGCGTCCGTTTAGGTcgtagcgttggagatgcccttagctttGCATCTGCTGCTTCGTAGCTTCGTAGCTATCTCCATTTATGGAGCTTCCCGGAGACAACCTTGTTGTTTGCCAGAGCCATATCACTAAATGTCATGCATGTTCACTGGTCGATGATATGTTACTTTAAGGCATGCTGCAGGATGGAGAAGCTGGTTGATGCATGGTCAATCAATGGTACGGGCAGGCTCCGACACCAGACCAGTATATCAATGTACTAGCTAGCAGGTGCAAACTGCAGAGTGTTGGGGTAGAGGCGTTCTTCGTACGATGTCGGTCCAaccgtttgctagctagctgctgcaTGCATGTGCTTCCATTTTGCTCAGAAAATATAAGAAATTTCCCAATCGCTGGTCGATGTACGTGGCCAGGGCTCATCCATCAGGACCGGGAAAGACGAACTGCAAAATAGAAGTATGCTTCTCCCGCCGAAAAATCATGGCCATGGCTCGCGAACTACTTTTGTGGGCACTAATTTATGACCATTTCATACGAGATCATGTGCCTGACAAGAACATATAAATTAATACATCACTTTCTGTCTAGTCATGCGTACGTGATCCAGTGAATGGCAAAAACATATGAATCTGCTATTGCTCAGTTGACTGATCTATCCTAAGTCTCAGTCCACAGCGTCCATCGTACGATCCTCGCCCTATTTCGTGTACCCAGTTGCGTTTTTTTTGGTGAATTACCTCTCTGGCACATGTTACCGACCATGAACACTAATTTTtagcaaggtttaaaatagcgtgatAAATAAAATAGCGGCTGCTTcctgggaaatgcactttggctcataggagcatatgctcccattatgtgaatccatatttcaaagtgtcaaaaaattctaaactaaatttttagatgtacatctagacattttatgttggtacacaagttttcaaaaaaaactaaaaataattctGGCTCccgtaaaaaagacaagttttgatgctataacacgactacgtacaggatatttttttgtcttttttgtacacgccatataaaatgttgtttctccacgaaaatttgtgcactaacatagaatgtcaagatgtacaccaaaaaatttatatcagaatttttgaacatttttaaaattgttttttgattattttatataatgagagcatttgctcctatgagccaaattgccacctcccTCCCTCCTTCAAATGCTACGAACGCTAATagcgtgctatatttcaaatagcattttgaaagaaaaaaccctgagatatagcctaaaaataaaagattttagaaaaaaataatggacatatagtccaaaagtgactacaccatacatacataaccacatataaaAATAGTACTCCAAATTTTTAGAAGGCATACATCAACAttccacaaggcaacaacataatATAAATTATCTATTAAAAATCATTACCATTAGTGATATTATCTCATGATTTAGGAAATAAAACCAACAGATTACAATTCATCACTTtgaaaaagtgaaagcaacttctTTATCTTAATAGGAAAACTCGGGCGCTTGGGCCAATAGGCTGGAAAAAAAATAGTGCCCTAACGCTATGAAGGTTTAGCGCGATATAGCATTTTATTTCTCAAATAGCGTCGTAGCAGCGAGCAAAATTGAATTTTTTTAGCGTGGACGCTCTAAATATGCTATAGTGTGCAATTAGTGAAGAAATAacgtgctattttaaaccttgattttTAGAGATATATTTAGTATATGTATATTTTGTATTCTAGGGTTTGTAatcttgttatcaccaggatttaaccgcgatcaggaggtgggccgcgatcaaggtgggcTTGGAAGAGTATGTATGGAAAGTCCtggagcggcctgacacgaaggagttgggctgaattgcccgtgtatctttatggtagattgtatgttagattaaaagttagagtttgtctcgtgtacggtttagtgcacgcccgcattagaaagtcccccggactataaatatgtacctagggtttatggaataaacaacaactcacgttcaaccccaaaaacaaaccaatctcggcgcatcgccaactccttcatctcgagggtttctatcgggtagcgacatgctgcctagatcgcatcttgcgatctaggcagcacaagccccacgttgttcatgcgttgctcgtaccgaagcgcttttgatggcgagcaacgtagttatcattagatgtgttagggttagcattgttcttcgtttaagcatgcttacgtagtgcaacccttgcatatctagccgtcctcacgcctatctcaggtgtgggggcggcaccccgcttgatcattatttagtagatctgatccgttacgattgctccttgttctacaaggattagtttaatatccgcaatagtttggccttacaaagggggaggatcctgtggcacgtagggtggcgttcgcaagtcctaaacgggatgttcctaggatcaacttcatgttggttttctggccttgtttaggatcggcttacgagcaccgtgcgtggccatccggcccaacctcggagtaggatgatccgattatgtggtgaaaaccctaaatcgtcgtagatctcattagcttcatcttgatcaagcaggaccaccaagtattcgtacaccccgtacggatcatgggtggatcggctctttgagccgattcacgagataacccgagagccgatcgaggctcgtatttaacgtttacatgtatgccccgcagaaactaagcgaggcaatctcatcaccttccccgaccaggtataggtcgggtggcacgcccttgcacttcgcaacgccgcgtgtgaccggaagagcattgcgggccgtcgctcggagggtctcagccagccgcagctctaggctcccccggctctacgagtgttgacaaggccgctgcccgccggtgggttttggcagtcaacacattctcggcacgcccggtgggacaatcgtctacatcaaccatatcgccgtctacatccgagatggcggacggcacgccggtcacctacgaggatctgctccgacgacctcaagaagcaatacaacgagatcaaggctaccctcgaagccgacctcatcggctcttttcgcagaacccgttccggtggcatcggatggaaggggttctcaccgtaaggtgcactcgatggggtagacctctcttccccgtcggaggaacgcaccggggtctgcggcggagatcaactacctggtggctcactcgctacaccgccactctgagaacttggtcaacgtgctagagcgtgtcgctctgcgcgtgatccaggagatcatgagccaccagtactcgccgtcaggaccagctctcgggactcatcaaggagagttgcctttccagtcccgtccaccgctgccgtttgcgttggcggcacctgctgaagtgccgactacaccggcattcctcgtctacgcaattggtggcgaccccggtgactaccggttcttaatggaggcgcctaaggagatccctcatgggtacgcgtgcatgtatgtgcctggattgtggtgaccgggcactcacaaaccaggccacaacatcggggactccggcgaagacaggaggaacgtcggcgacggagcgtacgtggctaactaaatacgccacaccgacgaaactcccgagcccggctcccgcagactggctcgtagccggaaaagcaaacgtggcaggccaagtacgccaccccggcgaatcttcggagtgcaactcctacggccagcacggcggatcggatcagtaccataccgagagaccggttcgggcatgatgccgaaaagaagggcgatcggctattccaagccgtaccacgacgattacgagatgatcccgctgccaccaaaatatcggctcctcgacttctccaaattc includes these proteins:
- the LOC124673031 gene encoding GDSL esterase/lipase EXL3-like → MTRRTTTAGQVVAAVLVVALAMGVTPAWCGTPGKKVTAVIVFGDSIMDPGNNNDLHTVVKANHAPYGKDFAGHVATGRFSNGLIPTDFIAQGLNVKQLLPPYLGVQHTPEDLLTGVSFASGATGFDPLTPVIVGVISLEQQLAYYDEYRSKLVGIAGEEETKRIIDGALFVVCAGTDDIANTYYTTPFRSAEYDVPSYVDLLLVGVESFLRNVSARGAKRIGFVGLPPIGCVPSQRTLGGGPHRSCVPERNAAAQLYNTKVQELIRELGKDMAAFPTLIYIDIYTVIQDLVDHGERYGFTETTRGCCSTGTVEVAVLCDARFTPVCDDVSQHVFFDSYHPTQRAYKVIVDYIFDHYMQFLHL